One genomic segment of Planktothrix sp. FACHB-1365 includes these proteins:
- a CDS encoding NUDIX domain-containing protein: MIERNSKKTESPLLENFKVGVDNVIFSVDTGQNRLLVLLVMRKEEPFINTWSLPGTLVQKGESLEDAAYRILSEKIWVKNLYLEQLYTFGGPNRDPREAPESYNIRYLSVSYFAIVRFEEAKLIADKVTGIAWYPIDKVPQLAFDHNQILEYGYRRLQNKVEYSPVAFDVLPEVFTLGDLYQFYTTILGEGFSDYSNFRSRLLKLGFLSDTGVKTSRGAGRPASLYRFDAEAFAPLKDKPLVFV; this comes from the coding sequence ATGATTGAAAGAAATTCTAAAAAAACAGAATCTCCTTTGTTAGAAAATTTCAAGGTTGGGGTTGATAATGTAATTTTTTCTGTTGATACGGGGCAAAATCGTCTATTAGTTTTATTAGTCATGCGAAAAGAAGAACCCTTTATTAATACTTGGAGTTTACCGGGAACTTTAGTCCAAAAAGGAGAATCTTTAGAAGATGCCGCCTATCGAATTTTATCAGAAAAAATTTGGGTTAAAAATTTATATTTAGAACAATTATACACCTTTGGAGGGCCAAATCGTGATCCCAGAGAAGCACCTGAGAGTTATAATATTCGCTATTTATCCGTCAGTTATTTTGCCATAGTTCGGTTTGAAGAAGCCAAATTAATTGCGGATAAAGTCACAGGAATTGCTTGGTATCCCATTGACAAAGTTCCCCAGTTAGCCTTTGATCATAATCAAATTTTAGAATATGGTTATCGTCGATTACAAAATAAAGTAGAATATAGTCCCGTTGCCTTTGATGTGCTACCCGAAGTGTTTACATTAGGAGATTTATATCAATTTTATACAACAATTTTAGGAGAAGGCTTTTCCGACTATTCTAATTTTAGAAGCCGTTTACTGAAGTTAGGATTTCTCTCGGATACGGGGGTAAAAACATCACGGGGTGCGGGTAGACCTGCAAGTTTATATCGATTTGATGCGGAAGCCTTTGCACCCTTAAAAGATAAACCCTTAGTGTTTGTTTGA
- a CDS encoding nicotinate-nucleotide adenylyltransferase, with product MTQIALFGTSADPPTAGHQAILHWLSQRFDQVVVWASDNPFKTHQTPLEHRMKMLSLLIEEINPPNPNIAVYPELSSRRTLETLERAKQYWSEAEYTLVIGSDLVQQIPQWYQIETLLKQVKLLIVPRPGYGVEATDLEKLKQLGGQVKIADIKGLPVSSSHYRQTGNIEVLPPPVQAYIDQQQLYESTVKH from the coding sequence ATGACTCAAATTGCCCTATTTGGAACCAGCGCAGACCCTCCAACCGCAGGACATCAAGCCATTCTCCATTGGTTATCTCAACGGTTTGATCAAGTTGTAGTTTGGGCATCGGACAACCCCTTTAAAACCCATCAAACCCCCTTAGAACATCGGATGAAAATGTTATCTCTATTAATAGAGGAAATTAACCCGCCTAACCCCAATATTGCGGTGTATCCTGAACTCAGTAGTCGCCGAACCTTAGAAACCCTAGAAAGGGCAAAACAATATTGGTCAGAGGCAGAATATACTTTAGTCATTGGTTCAGATTTAGTGCAACAAATTCCCCAATGGTATCAAATAGAAACCCTTTTAAAACAAGTAAAATTATTAATTGTTCCTCGACCGGGTTATGGGGTAGAAGCAACAGATTTAGAGAAACTTAAACAGTTAGGAGGACAGGTAAAAATTGCTGATATTAAAGGTTTGCCAGTTTCCTCAAGTCACTATCGTCAAACCGGAAATATAGAGGTTTTACCCCCTCCTGTACAAGCTTATATTGATCAACAACAGTTATATGAGTCTACTGTTAAACACTGA
- a CDS encoding IctB family putative bicarbonate transporter: protein MTTLNTVWQQFTLQNLLIYQWRNTSVLYRLTGVLQQWRQGSWLLQWGEPLAALLISIVFGLAPFVGTALIGVLLIACAAWWLLLTLTDEPSQTAFTPIHLIVLLYWGIATIATALSLVKMAAFSGWIKLTLYLILFALMAKILRSPKIRSIFITIFLLTALIVSVYGLRQWFSGAEALATWVDPTSPQSNLTRVYSYLDNPNLLAGYLLPAVGLSLASFFVWKGILPKALALTMIIVNSSCLILTFSRGGWIGLVLLLFTFAILLLYWFSIRFSPFWRQWALPMGLTGLTLFLLFAVIFVPPVRDRVASIFAGRGDSSNNFRINVWMSVIEMIKDRPILGIGPGNVAFNNIYPRYMQPRYSALSAYSILLEITVETGIIGLSCFLWLLTVTFNQGWIQLKRLRELGNIQGFWLIAAISTLVGMLGHGLVDTVWYRPQVNTLWWLMIALIASYYQPKPRILSDEVQTY, encoded by the coding sequence ATGACCACCTTAAACACCGTTTGGCAACAATTTACCCTGCAAAACCTATTAATCTACCAATGGCGTAATACCAGTGTTCTCTATCGCTTAACAGGCGTTTTACAGCAATGGCGACAGGGAAGTTGGCTATTGCAGTGGGGTGAACCTTTGGCAGCTTTATTAATTAGTATTGTATTTGGTTTAGCCCCCTTCGTGGGAACCGCATTAATTGGGGTTTTATTAATTGCTTGTGCTGCTTGGTGGTTATTATTAACCCTCACCGATGAACCTTCACAAACAGCCTTTACTCCGATTCATTTAATTGTTTTATTATACTGGGGAATTGCCACCATTGCAACCGCCTTATCTCTGGTTAAAATGGCAGCCTTTAGTGGGTGGATCAAATTAACCCTTTATTTAATTTTATTTGCATTAATGGCGAAAATATTGCGATCGCCTAAAATTCGTTCAATTTTTATTACTATCTTTTTGTTAACAGCTTTAATCGTTAGTGTTTATGGTTTAAGACAATGGTTTTCTGGCGCAGAAGCCTTAGCCACTTGGGTTGATCCCACTTCTCCACAATCCAACTTAACACGGGTTTATAGTTATTTAGATAACCCTAATTTATTAGCTGGATATTTATTACCCGCAGTGGGGTTAAGTTTAGCTTCATTCTTTGTTTGGAAAGGGATTTTACCAAAAGCTTTAGCCTTAACCATGATTATTGTTAATTCCTCCTGTTTAATCTTAACTTTTAGCCGAGGAGGATGGATTGGATTAGTGCTATTACTGTTTACCTTTGCCATTCTATTATTATACTGGTTCAGTATTCGATTTTCTCCCTTTTGGCGACAATGGGCTTTACCAATGGGTTTAACTGGATTAACCCTTTTTCTATTATTTGCGGTGATATTTGTTCCCCCAGTTCGAGATCGGGTAGCGAGTATTTTTGCTGGACGGGGAGATAGTAGTAATAACTTTAGAATTAATGTTTGGATGTCAGTGATTGAGATGATTAAAGATCGTCCGATCTTAGGAATTGGCCCCGGAAATGTAGCCTTTAATAATATTTATCCCCGCTATATGCAGCCTCGCTACAGTGCTTTAAGCGCCTATTCAATTCTTTTAGAAATTACCGTTGAAACTGGAATCATCGGTTTAAGTTGTTTTCTGTGGTTATTAACCGTAACCTTTAATCAAGGATGGATACAATTAAAACGACTCCGAGAGTTAGGAAATATCCAAGGATTTTGGTTAATAGCAGCAATTTCTACGTTAGTGGGGATGTTGGGTCATGGATTAGTAGATACGGTTTGGTATCGTCCCCAAGTTAATACTTTATGGTGGTTAATGATTGCATTAATAGCCAGTTATTATCAACCCAAACCTCGAATTTTATCCGATGAAGTTCAGACGTATTGA
- a CDS encoding type II toxin-antitoxin system VapC family toxin, with amino-acid sequence MKYLLDTNISIYIIKKNSQSVLDKFQSLTLGEIGISAITVAELEYGVYKSQKQQQNREALATFLIPLQIISYDIQATQVYAQLRGELEKKGTVIGAMDMLIASQAISLQVTLVTNNLKEFSRIPNLLLENWA; translated from the coding sequence ATGAAATATTTATTGGACACCAATATTTCTATCTACATCATCAAGAAAAACTCTCAATCAGTTTTGGATAAATTTCAGAGCTTAACTCTGGGTGAAATCGGTATTTCAGCAATTACTGTAGCTGAATTAGAATACGGAGTTTACAAAAGCCAAAAACAACAACAAAATCGAGAAGCTTTAGCAACATTTCTAATTCCTTTACAGATTATTTCTTATGATATCCAAGCAACTCAAGTGTATGCACAACTGCGAGGAGAATTAGAAAAGAAAGGAACAGTTATCGGCGCAATGGATATGCTAATTGCATCGCAAGCGATTAGCTTACAAGTCACTTTAGTAACTAATAATTTAAAAGAATTCTCTCGAATTCCTAACTTATTATTAGAGAATTGGGCTTAA
- a CDS encoding TIGR02588 family protein → MIKDDISNQNSSESNFSIAEKFSFSIAIFILVLLLGLVIYSWRIQKHKPPVLTLTQREMIRQEQKQFYVPFTVLNEGGETAQSVQVIGEFYSNGTVIEQGEQQIDYLSGGESASGAFIFSHNPQEGEVRIRVASYKLP, encoded by the coding sequence ATGATTAAAGATGATATATCAAATCAAAATTCATCAGAATCGAATTTCTCAATAGCTGAAAAATTTAGCTTTAGTATTGCTATTTTTATTTTAGTGCTGTTGTTGGGATTGGTCATTTATAGTTGGCGAATTCAAAAACATAAACCTCCCGTTTTAACCTTGACTCAACGGGAAATGATACGCCAAGAACAGAAACAATTTTATGTACCCTTTACCGTCCTTAATGAAGGAGGAGAAACTGCACAATCCGTACAAGTAATTGGGGAATTTTACTCGAATGGAACAGTCATTGAACAGGGAGAACAACAAATTGATTATCTTTCTGGGGGAGAATCAGCATCAGGTGCATTTATTTTCAGTCATAACCCCCAAGAAGGAGAAGTTAGAATTCGAGTCGCCAGTTACAAGTTACCGTAA
- a CDS encoding antitoxin: protein MDTAKLLKNSNEQTLVLPEEYQFSGDEVYLKKVGNVLILIPKDHPWQSLVESLNLFSEDFMESREQPPLEIREEF from the coding sequence ATGGATACTGCTAAACTTTTAAAAAATAGCAATGAACAAACTCTAGTTTTACCCGAAGAATATCAATTTTCTGGAGATGAAGTTTACCTAAAAAAAGTTGGGAATGTTTTAATTTTAATTCCCAAAGATCATCCTTGGCAATCTTTAGTGGAAAGTTTAAATCTATTTTCTGAAGATTTTATGGAATCCAGAGAACAACCTCCTCTTGAAATCAGAGAGGAATTCTAG
- a CDS encoding ADP-ribosylglycohydrolase family protein, producing the protein MKKSSILSGLMGVCVGDALGVPVEFSSRKERLENPITTMTGQGTYRQPPGTWSDDSSLMLCLADSLCQGYNLKTIADSFGRWRYQQEWTPHGVVFDIGGTTNQAIKNILNGVNPVEAGETDERSNGNGSLMRILPMCFLYSSVSFYQLMQWVHECSCLTHAHVRSQMACGIYISIAVKLLEGLDLKSAYLEGIEAVKPIYYNPSLTVEASRFERVLTGKIDQLSMDKIESSGYVIHTLEASLWCLLTTSSYAEAVLKAVNLGEDTDTTAAVTGGLAGLYYGLENIPSEWIEQIARKDDIIALSKRLEQAISL; encoded by the coding sequence ATGAAAAAATCATCAATTTTATCGGGTTTAATGGGGGTTTGTGTGGGGGATGCACTAGGAGTTCCCGTAGAATTTTCTAGTCGCAAAGAACGTCTTGAAAATCCCATTACAACCATGACAGGACAGGGAACCTATCGACAACCTCCGGGTACTTGGTCGGATGATAGTTCGTTGATGTTATGTTTAGCAGATAGTCTCTGTCAGGGATATAATTTAAAAACGATCGCTGATTCCTTTGGTCGTTGGCGCTATCAGCAAGAATGGACACCTCATGGCGTGGTATTTGATATTGGTGGAACCACAAATCAAGCGATTAAAAATATCCTTAATGGGGTTAATCCTGTGGAAGCAGGAGAAACTGATGAACGCAGTAATGGAAATGGTTCCTTGATGCGAATTTTACCGATGTGTTTTTTATATTCTTCGGTTTCTTTCTATCAGTTAATGCAGTGGGTTCATGAATGTTCTTGTTTAACCCATGCTCATGTCCGATCTCAAATGGCTTGCGGAATTTATATTAGTATTGCTGTTAAACTACTTGAAGGTTTAGACCTAAAATCGGCTTACCTTGAAGGAATAGAAGCGGTAAAACCGATTTATTATAATCCCAGTTTAACGGTAGAAGCCTCTCGGTTTGAACGAGTTTTAACCGGAAAAATTGATCAGTTATCAATGGATAAAATTGAATCCAGTGGTTATGTGATTCATACCTTAGAAGCATCTTTGTGGTGTTTATTAACGACATCTTCTTACGCTGAAGCCGTTCTCAAAGCTGTTAATTTAGGAGAAGATACCGACACAACAGCCGCAGTAACGGGAGGTTTAGCCGGACTTTATTATGGGTTGGAAAATATTCCGTCAGAATGGATTGAACAAATTGCTCGCAAAGATGATATTATTGCTTTATCCAAGCGGTTAGAACAAGCAATTTCCCTATAA
- the rplS gene encoding 50S ribosomal protein L19 — protein MKAEEIIRTIETEEIENLRQQLNKPDLPDIYVGDTVKVSVKIQEGGKERIQPYEGVVIAKRHGSINATITVRKIFQGVGVERVFLIHSPRIVSIKVLRRGKVRRAKLYYLRDRVGKATRVKQRFDRSL, from the coding sequence ATGAAGGCGGAAGAAATTATCCGTACTATTGAAACGGAAGAAATTGAAAACCTGCGGCAACAACTCAATAAACCCGATCTCCCCGACATTTATGTGGGCGATACGGTGAAAGTTAGTGTGAAGATTCAAGAAGGCGGTAAAGAACGCATTCAACCTTATGAAGGCGTTGTGATTGCCAAACGTCATGGCAGCATTAACGCCACCATCACCGTGCGTAAGATTTTTCAAGGCGTCGGGGTTGAGAGAGTCTTCTTAATTCATTCTCCTAGAATTGTCAGTATTAAAGTTCTGCGTCGTGGGAAAGTGCGTCGGGCAAAACTCTACTATCTGCGCGACCGTGTGGGTAAAGCCACTCGCGTTAAACAACGCTTTGATCGCAGTCTATAA
- the secE gene encoding preprotein translocase subunit SecE, translating into MVVNKKEEVGGQETTSGFNASTFLKETKEELDKVVWPSRQQLLSESAGVLLMVTLSASLIYLADNFFRWASGQIFG; encoded by the coding sequence ATGGTGGTCAACAAGAAAGAAGAAGTTGGAGGTCAAGAAACAACTTCTGGCTTTAACGCTTCTACGTTCCTCAAAGAAACGAAAGAGGAATTGGACAAAGTAGTCTGGCCAAGCCGACAGCAACTCTTAAGTGAGTCGGCGGGCGTATTGTTGATGGTCACTCTTTCGGCTAGCTTGATCTATTTAGCAGACAACTTCTTTCGTTGGGCGTCGGGGCAAATCTTCGGATGA
- the rplJ gene encoding 50S ribosomal protein L10, with amino-acid sequence MGRTLENKQAIVAELKETLKDSQLAIVIDYSGLSVAEITNLRQQLRPSGSVCKVTKNTLMRIAIEGQSNWQPLTELLKGSNAFLLVKEDFGSAIKAYQAFQKASKKTEVRGGVMEGRLLSESDVKALGDLPSKEQLMAQIAGAINGVATKLAVGINEVPGSLARALNAYAEKDQNGSNDEAV; translated from the coding sequence ATGGGAAGAACCCTAGAAAATAAACAAGCAATTGTTGCCGAACTCAAAGAAACGCTCAAAGATTCACAACTGGCAATTGTGATTGACTACAGCGGCTTGTCCGTTGCAGAAATCACCAATTTACGGCAACAGCTTCGTCCCTCCGGTAGTGTTTGCAAGGTGACAAAAAATACCTTAATGCGAATTGCTATCGAAGGTCAAAGCAACTGGCAGCCTTTGACGGAGTTGCTGAAGGGTTCCAATGCTTTTTTATTAGTCAAAGAGGACTTTGGTAGTGCCATTAAAGCTTACCAAGCGTTCCAAAAGGCTTCTAAGAAAACGGAAGTTCGCGGCGGCGTTATGGAAGGCCGGCTGCTGAGTGAAAGTGATGTTAAAGCATTAGGAGATTTACCCTCCAAAGAGCAACTTATGGCTCAAATCGCTGGTGCTATTAATGGTGTGGCGACCAAACTGGCCGTTGGGATCAACGAGGTTCCGGGGTCTTTGGCACGCGCTCTCAATGCCTATGCCGAAAAAGATCAAAATGGCTCAAACGACGAAGCTGTATAG
- the rplK gene encoding 50S ribosomal protein L11, whose translation MAKKVVAVIKLAITAGKANPAPPIGPALGQHGVNIMAFCKEYNARTADKAGLVVPVEISVFEDRSFTFVLKTPPASVLIRKAAGIERDSGEPNRKKVGKITQAQLREIAETKMPDLNANDVDAAMKIVAGTARNMGVTIVD comes from the coding sequence ATGGCAAAAAAAGTTGTAGCAGTTATTAAGTTGGCGATTACTGCGGGCAAAGCCAACCCTGCACCTCCCATTGGCCCCGCTTTGGGTCAACACGGGGTGAATATTATGGCGTTCTGTAAAGAATATAACGCCAGAACCGCAGATAAAGCAGGTCTTGTAGTTCCGGTGGAAATTTCGGTTTTTGAAGACCGGAGTTTTACCTTTGTTCTGAAAACCCCTCCGGCTTCGGTGTTAATTCGCAAAGCCGCAGGTATTGAACGGGATTCAGGGGAACCGAACCGCAAGAAAGTGGGCAAAATTACGCAAGCTCAGTTACGAGAAATTGCCGAAACAAAAATGCCCGACCTGAACGCAAATGATGTGGACGCTGCTATGAAAATTGTGGCAGGAACCGCCCGCAACATGGGAGTTACCATTGTCGATTAA
- the rplL gene encoding 50S ribosomal protein L7/L12 — MSATTDQILEQLKSLTLLEASELVKQIEEAFGVSAAAPVGGFMMPAAGAGGAAAAEEVEEKTEFDVVLEEYPADKKITILKVVRELTGLGLKEAKDLVEAVPKAVKEGTNKDDAEATKKKLEEAGAKVSVK; from the coding sequence ATGTCTGCAACTACTGATCAAATTCTGGAACAACTGAAGTCTTTAACGCTGTTAGAAGCGTCTGAATTAGTTAAACAAATTGAAGAAGCTTTCGGGGTAAGCGCAGCCGCTCCCGTCGGTGGTTTCATGATGCCGGCTGCTGGTGCTGGCGGTGCCGCAGCAGCAGAAGAAGTTGAAGAGAAAACAGAATTTGATGTTGTTCTGGAAGAATACCCGGCTGATAAGAAAATTACAATTCTGAAAGTGGTGCGTGAACTGACGGGTTTAGGTCTGAAAGAAGCTAAAGATTTAGTGGAAGCTGTACCTAAAGCGGTTAAAGAAGGTACTAACAAAGATGATGCTGAAGCAACAAAGAAAAAACTGGAAGAAGCGGGTGCTAAAGTTTCCGTTAAATAA
- the nusG gene encoding transcription termination/antitermination protein NusG, which produces MTFTSDESQHSDLMADTDERSQEFSPGERRWYAVQVASGCEKRVKANLEQRVQTLDVADRILKVEIPHTPMIKLRKDGSRQHGEEKVFPGYVLIQMRLKWNNELNRWEIDDEAWQVVKNTPHVINFVGAEQKRHSGRGRGHVKPLPLSHAEVERIFRQAQQQEPIVKAAMAIGDHIIVLSGPFKDFEGDVIEVSPERSKLKALLSIFGRDTPVELEFTQVEKQG; this is translated from the coding sequence ATGACTTTTACATCGGACGAATCACAACATTCAGACCTCATGGCAGATACAGACGAACGTTCCCAGGAGTTTTCACCGGGAGAGCGTCGTTGGTATGCTGTTCAGGTGGCTTCTGGCTGTGAAAAACGAGTCAAAGCGAACCTGGAACAACGGGTACAAACCTTGGATGTTGCGGATCGGATTTTGAAGGTGGAAATCCCACACACCCCAATGATTAAACTGCGGAAAGATGGCAGTCGTCAACACGGTGAAGAGAAAGTATTTCCGGGTTATGTTCTCATTCAAATGAGGCTAAAATGGAATAACGAACTCAATCGCTGGGAAATTGACGATGAAGCTTGGCAGGTGGTCAAGAACACGCCACACGTGATTAATTTCGTTGGGGCGGAACAAAAACGGCATTCGGGTCGGGGTCGAGGTCACGTTAAACCTCTACCATTGAGCCATGCTGAAGTGGAGCGTATCTTCAGACAAGCGCAACAACAGGAACCGATTGTCAAGGCAGCAATGGCAATAGGGGATCATATCATTGTCCTTTCAGGGCCGTTTAAAGACTTTGAAGGAGATGTGATTGAAGTCAGTCCAGAACGCAGTAAGCTCAAAGCGTTACTGTCAATTTTCGGACGAGATACCCCAGTAGAATTAGAGTTTACTCAGGTTGAAAAACAAGGCTAA
- the rplA gene encoding 50S ribosomal protein L1 — protein MTKKVSRRLQELRKKVEERPYEPLEAIKLLKETATAKFPEAAEAHIRLGIDPKYTDQQLRTTVTLPKGTGQVIRVAVLAKGEKVTEAQSAGADIVGSEDLINDIQKGMLDFDCLIATPDMMPQVAKLGRLLGPKGLMPSPKGGTVTMDVAQAIAEFKGGKLEFRADRTGIVHIMFGKAAFSAEDLLVNLSALQECIDRNRPSGAKGRYWRSVFIAATMGPSIEVDITALRELKIGDVA, from the coding sequence ATGACAAAAAAAGTATCTCGTCGATTACAAGAACTCAGAAAAAAGGTTGAAGAACGGCCCTATGAACCTTTAGAAGCTATTAAACTGTTAAAGGAAACCGCTACAGCTAAGTTTCCTGAAGCAGCCGAAGCTCATATTCGTTTAGGGATTGACCCCAAATATACAGATCAACAACTGCGGACAACCGTGACCTTGCCCAAAGGAACGGGCCAAGTGATCCGGGTGGCGGTATTAGCCAAAGGTGAAAAAGTCACGGAAGCTCAAAGTGCAGGGGCTGATATTGTTGGCTCAGAAGATTTAATTAATGATATCCAGAAAGGAATGCTGGATTTTGACTGCTTAATTGCCACACCGGATATGATGCCTCAAGTGGCAAAACTGGGACGGCTGTTAGGGCCTAAAGGCTTAATGCCCTCTCCAAAAGGGGGAACGGTGACGATGGATGTCGCCCAAGCGATCGCAGAATTTAAAGGCGGGAAACTAGAATTTCGGGCTGATCGGACTGGGATCGTTCATATTATGTTTGGGAAAGCCGCGTTTTCTGCGGAAGATTTGCTGGTGAACCTATCGGCTCTGCAAGAATGTATTGACCGTAACCGTCCTTCGGGGGCAAAAGGTCGTTACTGGCGCAGTGTGTTTATTGCCGCCACAATGGGGCCATCTATTGAAGTGGATATTACCGCACTGCGAGAACTAAAAATTGGGGATGTGGCTTAA
- a CDS encoding nicotinate phosphoribosyltransferase, giving the protein MSTALSPLKFQEVWEDPDLNFTPDDYSLLTDLYQLTMIACYTGEGLDQRQASFELFTRRLPEGFGYLIAMGLAQALDYLEQFRFSEAQLHSLQSTGLFTHAPQKFWSLLATGRFTGDVWAVSEGTAIFANQPFLRIEAPLWQAQLIETYLLNTINYQTLIATRAARLRDVAGPTATLLEFGTRRAFSPQASIWAARAALAGGLDATSNVLAALKLGQKPTGTMAHALVMAISALEGSETQAFTAFHRYFPGAPLLIDTYNTIDAARKLSEQVKRGEIELKGVRLDSGDLVSLSQQVRSLLPNIPIFASGDLDEYEIARLKAAGAMIDGYGLGTKLVTGTPVNGVYKLVEIEGKPVMKEATGKTTYPGRKQIFRTLKQGQLMADEIGLMTEPMESESWHYSNVQSIFSSRIPLMQLVMKQGKPLYPTESLTEIAERTAKSVASLPSETRCLNHPISPTIQISPALQELTKTTRH; this is encoded by the coding sequence ATGAGTACCGCCCTGTCTCCCCTTAAGTTTCAGGAAGTTTGGGAAGACCCCGACCTGAATTTTACCCCCGATGATTATAGTCTATTGACCGACCTCTACCAACTGACAATGATTGCCTGTTATACCGGGGAGGGACTCGACCAACGACAAGCCAGTTTTGAACTGTTTACGCGCCGTCTACCGGAAGGGTTTGGCTATTTAATTGCCATGGGACTCGCCCAAGCCCTCGACTATTTAGAGCAATTCCGCTTCAGCGAGGCTCAACTTCACAGCCTACAGTCTACGGGACTATTTACCCACGCCCCCCAGAAGTTTTGGTCACTATTGGCTACCGGACGCTTTACCGGGGATGTGTGGGCGGTGTCGGAAGGGACAGCTATTTTTGCGAACCAACCTTTCTTGAGAATAGAAGCGCCCCTCTGGCAAGCTCAGTTAATCGAAACTTATCTATTAAATACAATTAATTACCAAACCTTAATTGCGACCCGGGCAGCCCGGTTGCGGGATGTGGCAGGGCCAACAGCAACGTTATTAGAATTTGGCACAAGGCGGGCGTTTAGTCCCCAGGCTTCCATTTGGGCGGCGCGGGCAGCTTTAGCAGGGGGGTTAGATGCAACGTCTAACGTTTTAGCAGCCTTGAAATTAGGGCAAAAACCCACCGGAACAATGGCCCATGCGTTAGTCATGGCAATTTCGGCTTTAGAAGGGTCAGAAACTCAGGCATTTACGGCTTTTCATCGCTATTTTCCAGGGGCTCCTTTATTAATCGATACCTATAATACAATTGATGCTGCCCGTAAACTTTCAGAACAGGTGAAACGGGGAGAAATTGAACTAAAAGGGGTGCGGTTAGATTCGGGGGATTTAGTCAGTTTATCACAGCAAGTGCGATCGCTTTTACCTAATATTCCAATTTTTGCCAGTGGGGATTTAGATGAATATGAAATCGCCCGTTTAAAAGCAGCCGGGGCGATGATTGATGGCTATGGTTTGGGGACAAAATTAGTGACAGGAACTCCCGTAAATGGAGTTTATAAGTTAGTGGAAATTGAAGGAAAACCCGTGATGAAAGAAGCAACGGGAAAGACAACTTATCCGGGGAGAAAGCAAATTTTCAGAACCTTGAAACAAGGTCAATTAATGGCTGATGAGATTGGGTTAATGACAGAACCAATGGAGTCTGAATCTTGGCATTATTCTAATGTGCAATCGATATTTTCGTCACGGATACCGTTAATGCAGTTAGTGATGAAGCAAGGAAAACCACTTTATCCTACGGAATCTTTAACAGAAATAGCTGAACGCACGGCGAAATCCGTTGCGAGTTTGCCCTCAGAAACGCGATGTTTAAATCATCCCATTTCCCCAACAATTCAGATTTCTCCTGCGTTACAAGAATTAACAAAAACCACCCGTCATTAA